In Trichoderma breve strain T069 chromosome 4, whole genome shotgun sequence, the following proteins share a genomic window:
- a CDS encoding bystin domain-containing protein, translated as MPKATTPTAARGGRRHNPLEDDVLATGILRNKPTKRKSKDVEESEDAFVDSKASKNILRIGRELMEEENAENPVTKPTVDNFGYDSRFGEEEEDHKGYDEEEAWGDDDDMVEEVEVDPEDLDTYRKFMGDEEDDDLLKHGWDLKGSGEPQGESINLADLILEKIAAHEAAQAGGGNVRAPDDDYELPPKVVEVYTKIGEILSRYKSGPLPKPFKILPTIPHWEDIIDVTKPENWTPNATYQATRIFVSAKPGVVQRFLEMVVLEKVREDIYDTKKLNVHLFNSLKKALYKPAAFFKGFLFPLIGSGTCTLREAHIISAVLARVSIPVLHSAAAIKGLCDIAAQEASQGSEGGGATNIFIKTLLEKKYALPYQAIDALVFHFLRFRAEDPATARAGDNMTVVMSGSDYRAKLPVIWHQSLLAFAQRYKGDITEDQREALLDLLLTHGHSAIGPEVRRELLAGRGRGIPLEPQGMALDGDDTMEMDA; from the exons ATGCCCAAGGCAACGACTCCTACCGCGGCCCGCGGCGGCCGACGCCACAATCCCCTGGAAGATGACGTTTTGGCGACGGGCATTCTGCGAAACAAGCCTACCAAGAGAAAGTCCAAGGATGTCGAAGAGTCTGAGGATGCGTTCGTGGATTCCAAGGCCTCCAAGAACATTCTGCGGATAGGCCGCGAactgatggaggaggagaatgcCGAGAACCCGGTAACAAAGCCCACGGTGGACAACTTTGGATACGATTCAAGAttcggcgaggaggaggaagatcACAAGGGctacgacgaggaggaagcctggggagacgacgatgacatgGTGGAGGAGGTCGAGGTTGACCCTGAAGACCTCGATACTTACAGAAAATTCATGggagacgaagaggatgatgatctGCTGAAGCACGGCTGGGATCTCAAGGGTTCCGGAGAACCCCAGGGCGAGTCCATCAACTTGGCCGACCTGattctggagaagattgctGCGCATGAGGCAGCTCAGGCTGGTGGAGGCAATGTCCGTGCCCCCGACGATGACTATGAGCTTCCACCCAAAGTTGTAGAAGTGTACACCAA GATTGGCGAAATCCTTTCCCGCTACAAGTCCGGACCTCTTCCCAAGCCCTTCAAGATTCTCCCAACTATCCCCCACTGGGAGGATATTATCGATGTCACCAAGCCCGAAAACTGGACCCCCAATGCCACCTATCAAGCGACCAGGATATTCGTCTCCGCCAAGCCTGGAGTGGTCCAGCGCTTCCTGGAGATGGTAGTGTTGGAAAAGGTCCGCGAAGATATTTACGACACGAAAAAGCTCAACGTCCACCTGTTCAACTCCCTCAAGAAGGCCCTTTACAAGCCTGCCGCCTTTTTCAAGGGCTTTTTGTTCCCTCTAATCGGCAGCGGCACCTGCACTCTGCGAGAGGCACACATCATTTCAGCTGTCTTGGCGCGAGTTTCCATCCCCGTCCTCCACTCTGCCGCGGCCATCAAGGGTCTTTGCGACATCGCCGCTCAAGAGGCTTCTCAGGGCAGTGAGGGAGGTGGAGCGACCAACATCTTTATCAAGACtcttctggagaagaagtacgCTCTCCCCTACCAGGCTATCGACGCTCTGGTCTTCCACTTCTTGAGATTCCGCGCCGAAGATCCCGCTACCGCCAGGGCTGGTGATAACATGACCGTTGTCATGAGCGGATCCGACTACAGAGCTAAGCTGCCCGTTATCTGGCACCAGAGTCTTCTGGCATTTGCGCAGAGATACAAGGGCGACATCACCGAGGATCAGCGTGAGGCACTGCTGGATCTGCTGCTAACGCACGGTCACTCTGCCATTGGTCCTGAAGTCAGACGAGAGCTGCTGGCTGGACGAGGCCGTGGAATTCCTCTGGAGCCTCAAGGAATGGCTCTGGATGGCGACGacacgatggagatggatgcaTAA
- a CDS encoding kelch motif domain-containing protein, with translation MAPKHTMRAALLALLLRPTQAQFSNWADNQINTTICTWSEPRAALIRNKIFIDGGNILWLPGFKDGSTGSPVSNGNIPGYMLTYNLSYAFTPDTNVTGLLLQQNISKALGGQGVNGDTPNYVDGALLANDDEFFFYGGLPLGNSIQYADPTAHGLYVYQAYQYGAKKPLFEAGLHRLDNLPNSVSQFVTYGGDEKWSNKTTTAKGRANPALVWVPVGTQGILVALGGVVFPYYDNASDRSENATASESQSPTFMRVIDVYDVASGKWYTQPTADGPSARALGCAVVATASDSSSYNIYYYGGTEGINSTKSYYDDVWVLSLPSFTWTQINDGKDSHARAGHQCFTPYPDQMMIIGGETTAVGSSITCLEDGPVVMFNLTSGEWMDSYDPTVYGEYGVPDKVQAVIGGKASGGATATQPAVSGWATADLGKVFATTYDQKKISTYWPYPAAQTSNPPAESPQPPTPPPKSGGLPSWVGPVLGVILGLIALTCIIVLFCLWRRRKNLKNRSSTNTSEEAGRRILSWIRGQPPNHKAPTETTTEDTPGSPGMQEYIYPSFTPSNSASVPPQVHEVADTQLVELDDTTRVELQDTGLSPMDIRARYSHWFQGRSDDGLPSPTRSSLRSTSLRSTSQRNTISPIKDRNSVISQPAGPGEAPSPPVPESSENDEKSLLPTPEPVATPAGEDKQPSDESARTSEGHEFVVSPPTAEENPGDDYLTVKKSSSNSPTTRKSVFQEHHED, from the exons ATGGCACCTAAACATACCATGAGAGCCGCTCTCCTGGCGCTTTTACTGCGTCCCACTCAAGCTCAGTTCAGTAATTGGGCTGATAATCAAATCAATACAACAATATGCACCTGGTCAGAGCCGAGAG CGGCTCTTATCCGAAATAAAATCTTCATAGATGGAGGCAATATCTTATGGCTGCCGGGTTTCAAGGATGGATCAACCGGAAGTCCCGTATCTAACG GGAACATTCCGGGATATATGCTCACGTATAATCTGAGTTATGCATTTACCCCAGACACCAACGTCACAGgtcttttgctgcagcaaaaCATATCAAAAGCATTAGGAGGGCAAGGGGTCAACGGCGACACACCAAACTACGTCGACGGCGCCCTCTTAGCTAATGACGAcgaattcttcttctatgGTGGCCTACCGCTTGGAAATTCCATACAATATGCAGATCCAACCGCACATGGCCTCTATGTCTATCAGGCCTACCAGTATGGAGCTAAGAAACCTCTTTTCGAAGCAGGACTTCATAGATTGGACAACTTGCCAAACAGTGTGAGCCAGTTTGTCACCTACGGGG GAGACGAGAAATGGAGCAACAAGACTACTACAGCCAAGGGCCGCGCAAATCCTGCGCTGGTTTGGGTTCCTGTTGGCACGCAAGGCATACTCGTCGCTCTTGGGGGTGTCGTCTTTCCATACTATGACAATGCAAGTGACAGGTCTGAAAATGCCACAGCTAGT GAATCTCAAAGCCCAACGTTTATGCGTGTGATTGATGTTTATGACGTCGCCAGTGGTAAGTGGTATACGCAACCAACTGCAGATGGGCCCAGCGCCCGAGCTCTTGGATGCGCTGTCGTGGCCACAGCATCCGACAGCTCCAGCTATAACATCTATTACTATGGTGGTACCGAAGGTATCAACTCCACAAAATCATACTACGATGACGTCTGggttctctctctcccatCTTTTACGTGGACTCAGATcaatgatggcaaggatTCCCACGCGCGAGCAGGGCATCAGTGCTTCACTCCGTACCCGGATCAAATGATGATAATTGGTGGGGAGACGACCGCCGTAGGCTCATCAATAACATGTTTGGAGGATGGGCCTGTCGTCATGTTCAACTTGACCAGTGGAGAATGGATGGACTCTTACGATCCTACCGTATACGGCGAGTATGGCGTCCCTGACAAAGTTCAAGCCGTGATTGGAGGCAAAGCATCCGGCGGTGCAACTGCTACCCAACCGGCTGTCTCTGGCTGGGCAACTGCGGATCTTGGAAAAGTCTTTGCTACGACCTATGACCAAAAGAAAATTTCAACCTACTGGCCATACCCAGCAGCTCAGACGTCCAATCCTCCAGCAGAATCGCCGCAGCCGCCAACACCACCGCCCAAATCAGGAGGGTTACCATCGTGGGTAGGGCCAGTGCTGGGTGTCATTTTGGGTCTCATTGCCCTCACCTGCATCATTGTCTTGTTTTGTCTCTGGCGGCGACGAAAGAACCTTAAAAACCGCTCAAGCACCAACACCAGCGAGGAAGCAGGTCGGAGGATCCTCTCGTGGATCCGAGGACAACCTCCCAACCACAAGGCCCCGACGGAAACGACAACCGAGGACACACCAGGAAGTCCAGGAATGCAGGAGTATATATATCCCAGTTTTACGCCGTCGAATTCGGCATCCGTTCCTCCTCAGGTTCACGAGGTGGCTGATACGCAGTTGGTGGAACTTG ATGATACGACCCGAGTTGAACTTCAAGATACAGGGCTATCACCGATGGACATCCGTGCGCGGTATTCTCACTGGTTCCAAGGCAGGTCCGACGATGGCTTGCCCAGCCCAACGAGAAGCTCTCTTCGGAGCACTTCTTTAAGGAGCACTTCTCAGCGGAATACGATTTCTCCGATAAAGGACAGAAACAGCGTCATATCACAACCTGCTGGGCCGGGCGAGGCTCCTTCTCCCCCAGTACCCGAATCCAGTGAGAATGATGAAAAATCTTTGCTGCCCACCCCCGAACCGGTCGCCACCCCGGCTGGAGAGGATAAACAGCCATCGGATGAGTCAGCCAGAACTTCAGAGGGCCACGAGTTTGTGGTTTCTCCTCCAACGGCGGAGGAGAACCCTGGAGACGACTACTTGACGGTGAAGAAGTCATCTTCAAATAGCCCGACTACTCGAAAAAGTGTGTTCCAGGAACATCATGAAGATTAG
- a CDS encoding fungal specific transcription factor domain-containing protein, with amino-acid sequence MDAAHIFRQGLGTVAPRPNHGYAQPRSLVQSPDDFFDGDTSSHRVAHTLTACCRCRQRKTRCDPTLPRCLPCERSGSVCEYLDTAKGRKINRRYVITLQDKVRALEAELGQYTDEDGDHPPTSEELVRPGGMIRLGGNDETPRYLGPTSGIAMTRLLMAEAKRFTDSNKISDLIPEVRARSQARMQSIQMTGSGSSRKKSYPMVSECPAEGLPTRAVADKLVEIYFKKAQIHWPVLHEKVFQADFDAVYNGDTDVYKNFTVRMVIAVSLQKLDTQYAGLADGYYMAAMKYVEDIIRPKDLRTLQCLILIGQYSLLTPTRTPVYYVIGLATRICQQEGLMDEKTITSGYNLDPQIIDMRRRLAWIITTMEFGLSYYMGRPSAFALNSDRLDVEFFSVVDDANITPQGIVPGPPNSEIKRTLYERKRPEPRNDDHPWFHSMESTLKDWLDAAPQEPPWAKSWISGFYHQMRAMLYRPSPQIPQPSPRAAQICYESSAATIDLAQKQLSGDMVDITWVFLLTINLALSTLLWTISYPEVRRNHPREEVEELVNSALESLDRCAERWPGTTATSQLYTIFSKACLQSYDAQVKLEREPFSFSSPPASSESQSSPEGYAQSNATTPRPLPYLNPPTFGYVFDSSPESMNNYVFDPNYPPPQPTFRSNSIFCNPATDNGNRRFSYFPPDVTHMGESGGLEDPSHGIPIPDHIAHQLQSPPDSFIQANIPTSRPGLSPSAMAIKQTSSATPINPSPLSAQNNMSPPQKPIMAQQVTQSQPQPTYAAARMGMAQQPVHHQRPLPPAPTSASDWFAPQSQFMSPYNFVTSGGGYFNEAMAGMSGFGGSPGPGQGSLSQSQQMELMEDLEKDGVSAMDAYLQDNPMNGRGWY; translated from the exons ATGGATGCCGCGCACATTTTCCGGCAGGGTCTGGGCACCGTTGCTCCCCGTCCGAACCACGGCTATGCTCAGCCTCGGAGCTTGGTCCAGAGTCCCGATGACTTCTTTGACGGCGATACCTCGAGCCACCGCGTTGCTCACACGCTGACTGCATGCTGTCGTTGTCGCCAG CGGAAAACAAGATGCGACCCTACGCTACCTCGCTGCCTACCCTGCGAGAGGTCGGGATCTGTGTGTGAATATCTCGACACCGCAAAAGGCCGCAAGATTAATCGCCGCTATGTGATTACGCTCCAGGATAAGGTCCGAGCCCTTGAGGCGGAACTGGGCCAGTACaccgatgaagacggcgaccATCCTCCAACGAGTGAAGAGCTGGTCCGTCCAGGCGGGATGATTCGTCTAGGCGGCAATGACGAGACACCCCGTTATCTGGGGCCAACCAGCGGTATCGCCATGACACGACTGCTCATGGCTGAGGCCAAGCGGTTTACCGATTCTAACAAGATTTCTGATCTCATCCCTGAGGTTCGGGCCAGGAGCCAGGCTCGCATGCAATCCATCCAGATGACGGGATCGGGGAGCAGTAGGAAGAAGAGCTACCCCATGGTCAGTGAATGCCCGGCCGAGGGTCTTCCTACGCGGGCGGTGGCCGATAAGCTGGTAGAAATTTACTTCAAAAAGG CTCAAATTCACTGGCCTGTGCTTCACGAGAAGGTATTCCAAGCAGACTTCGATGCTGTCTATAATGGCGATACAGATGTGTACAAAAACTTTACTGTCCGCATGGTTATCGCCGTCAGCTTGCAGAAATTGGACACGCAATATGCTGGATTAGCCGACGGATACTACATGGCAGCGATGAAATACGTTGAAGACATTATTCGCCCCAAAGACCTTAGAACGCTGCAATGTCTCATTCTCATCGGACAATACTCGCTGCTCACCCCGACACGGACGCCCGTCTATTATGTTATTGGACTGGCCACCAGAATTTGCCAGCAAGAGGGACTGATGGATGAAAAGACCATCACTTCGGGTTACAACTTGGATCCCCAGATCATCGATATGCGCCGGAGACTTGCATGGATAATCACCACCATGGAGTTTGGACTTTCCTATTACATGGGCCGTCCCAGTGCATTTGCCCTCAACAGCGACCGCTTAGATGTCGAGTTCTTTTCCGTCGTCGATGATGCAAACATTACGCCTCAAGGAATCGTGCCTGGTCCACCTAAC TCTGAAATCAAGAGAACTCTCtatgaaagaaagaggccAGAGCCTAGAAATGATGATCACCCGTGGTTCCATAGTATGGAAAGTACGCTGAAGGATTGGTTGGATGCTGCACCTCAGGAACCTCCTTGGGCCAAGTCTTG GATTTCTGGATTTTATCACCAGATGAGGGCTATGCTATATAGGCCGTCTCCTCAAATCCCGCAGCCATCGCCTCGTGCAGCGCAAATCTGCTATGAATCTTCTGCCGCCACGATCGATCTAGCCCAGAAGCAATTGAGTGGCGATATGGTGGATATTACTTGGGTGTTCCTTTTGACAATAAATCTAGCTCTCAGCACACTCCTATGGACGATATCCTACCCCGAAGTTCGACGTAATCACCCTcgggaggaggttgaggagctggTCAACTCAGCATTGGAGTCTCTGGACCGATGTGCAGAGCGTTGGCCCGGGACCACAGCCACTTCACAGCTCTACACTATATTTTCCAAAGCATGCCTGCAAAGCTACGACGCACAGGTGAAGCTTGAAAGGGAGCCATTTTCCTTTAGCAGCCCCCCGGCGTCAAGCGAGTCTCAGTCCTCTCCCGAAGGCTACGCCCAGTCAAACGCCACAACTCCCCGGCCTCTCCCCTATCTCAACCCTCCGACGTTTGGGTACGTTTTTGACTCGTCCCCAGAGTCTATGAACAACTACGTTTTCGACCCCAACTACCCTCCTCCGCAACCCACCTTCCGCTCAAACTCAATCTTCTGCAACCCGGCTACAGACAACGGCAACCGACGATTCTCTTACTTCCCCCCTGATGTCACTCACATGGGAGAGTCTGGAGGCCTGGAAGATCCTTCTCACGGGATCCCTATACCAGACCACATAGCCCATCAACTGCAATCACCGCCGGATTCATTCATCCAAGCCAACATACCAACCTCTAGACCAGGGCTCTCGCCATCGGCAATGGCGATAAAGCAGACATCAAGCGCCACACCAATTAACCCATCGCCTCTTTCAGCGCAGAACAACATGTCACCGCCTCAAAAACCCATCATGGCACAACAGGTGACGCAGTCCCAGCCCCAGCCAACATACGCCGCCGCACGCATGGGCATGGCACAACAACCAGTTCATCACCAGCGACCGCTACCACCTGCACCAACATCCGCATCGGATTGGTTCGCCCCTCAGTCGCAATTCATGTCGCCATACAACTTTGTCACCTCGGGCGGTGGCTATTTCAACGAGGCCATGGCGGGCATGAGCGGATTCGGAGGATCGCCGGGACCGGG GCAGGGCAGTTTGTCCCAGTCGCAGCAGATGGAGCTCATGGAGGACTTGGAGAAGGACGGAGTTAGTGCCATGGATGCGTACCTGCAGGACAACCCGATGAACGGGAGGGGGTGGTACTGA